GGCTCAAGACCGAGCGCGAAGCAGCGGTGGAGGCGCGCGCGTTGGCTGAGGCAGGCGAGCGCGGGGCGCTGCACCGCGAATCGCAGCTGGCCAATCTGCAATTGAACGGCATTCTCCAGTCGGCCATGGACGCCATCATTACGGCGGACGACTGGCAGAATGTCGTGCTCTTCAACAAAGCGGCGGAAAAGATGTTCGGCTGTCCGGCGTCGGAGGCGATCGGGCGGTCCATCACCCGATTCATTCCGCAACGGTTCCGCGAAGCCCACACGGTGCATGTGAAGGCGTTCGGCCAGTCCGGGACGACGAACCGGAAAATGGGACGATTGGGCGCCATCACAGGGCTCCGCGCCAACGGGGAGGAGTTCCCGGCCGAAGCCTCAATTTCACAGATCGCCGTAGGGGAGAACAAATATTTCACGGTCATTTTGCGCGATATCTCCGAGCGCAAATGGATGGAGGATCAGCTCCGGCAGACCGAGCGGCTGGCCGAGGTGGGGATGCTGGCCTCGGGCATGGCCCATGAGATCGGCACGCCGATGAACGTCATCATCGGCCGGGCCGAGCAGCTCATGCGTAAGACCGAGGATGAGACGACAAAAAAGGGACTGGCCACGATCGTCTCGCAGGTCGAGCGCATCACCAAAATCATGAACCAGTTGCTGACCTTCGCCCGGCGGAAGCCCAGCGAGAGGCGGCCGGTCAACATCGGACAGATCGC
The sequence above is a segment of the Nitrospira sp. genome. Coding sequences within it:
- a CDS encoding PAS domain S-box protein, with amino-acid sequence MKKKRARPQSKSGRNSGKPSAQTREIEQVVNRLKTEREAAVEARALAEAGERGALHRESQLANLQLNGILQSAMDAIITADDWQNVVLFNKAAEKMFGCPASEAIGRSITRFIPQRFREAHTVHVKAFGQSGTTNRKMGRLGAITGLRANGEEFPAEASISQIAVGENKYFTVILRDISERKWMEDQLRQTERLAEVGMLASGMAHEIGTPMNVIIGRAEQLMRKTEDETTKKGLATIVSQVERITKIMNQLLTFARRKPSERRPVNIGQIAEDCIEVLQERIRRSRVTVQSDFETTLHPVHVHADPDQMSQMLLNLFINAIHAMPDGGTLRIGLARMDRHVQIVVADTGYGIPPEDLSKIFTPFFTTKEAGKGTGLGLTVVHNIIEEHGGSISVESEPGRGTTFTIMLPASK